The Salvia miltiorrhiza cultivar Shanhuang (shh) chromosome 1, IMPLAD_Smil_shh, whole genome shotgun sequence genome has a window encoding:
- the LOC131007042 gene encoding nuclear transcription factor Y subunit A-1-like produces MPTLTKSNNRQVEKGLRSIQTSTPYGQPWWQGLGSNDMPSSGQQEDSSINPAAVQPQGSVEGIPRDTETTALHSGLNRNNGDQEQQHLDANGQMELVGHSIMLTSYPYADPQYGGILTYGAPVHPHLLGYHPGRMPLPLEMEEEPVYVNAKQYHGILRRRQIRAKAELEKKLVKNRKPYLHESRHKHAMKRLRGSGGRFLNTKKLDGKENSASAEQSKSGETTSSQSRSPASAHLSTNSNGASHQNNERASMVQEMHKEHILSNGFNNSHGLGSYYESGHFSENNWNSLVSRGPRGSSSSK; encoded by the exons ATGCCCACGCTTACAAAAAGTAATAATAGACAAGTAGAGAAAGGACTACGAAGCATCCAGACCTCGACACCCTATGGTCAGCCTTGGTGGCAGGGTCTTGGGAGCAATGACATGCCTTCTTCAGGGCAGCAAGAAGATAGTTCCATAAATCCTGCAGCTGTGCAACCACAAGGCTCTGTTGAAGGGATCCCAAGGGATACAGAAACTACAGCTCTTCACTCTG GGTTGAATAGAAACAATGGCGACCAAGAGCAACAGCATCTTGATGCAAATGGACAAATGGAGCTTGTTGGTCATTCTATT ATGCTGACGTCATATCCATATGCAGACCCACAATATGGGGGGATTTTAACATATGGGGCACCG GTGCATCCTCACTTGCTTGGATATCATCCAGGAAGAATGCCTCTGCCTCTTGAAATGGAAGAAGAACCTGTTTATGTGAATGCAAAGCAGTACCATGGAATTCTGAGGCGGAGACAAATACGAGCAAAAGCTGAATTGGAAAAGAAATTGGtgaaaaacagaaaa CCTTATCTCCATGAATCTCGGCATAAACATGCTATGAAAAGGTTAAGAGGCTCCGGAGGCCGTTTCCTAAATACCAAAAAGCTCGACGGCAAAGAAAACTCTGCTTCTGCGGAGCAATCAAAATCAGGGGAAACCACTTCATCACAGTCACGCTCTCCTGCTTCTGCTCATTTGTCCACAAACAGTAATGGCGCATCTCACCAAAACAACGAACGAGCATCTATGGTTCAAGAAATGCACAAAGAACATATTCTCTCCAACGGGTTCAACAACTCTCACGGTCTGGGATCGTATTACGAAAGTGGACATTTCAGCGAGAATAACTGGAACTCGCTGGTGAGCCGGGGCCCACGAGGTTCTTCCTCCAGCAAATGA